A segment of the Terriglobales bacterium genome:
CCTGCTCGCTATGTGAGCTCATTTGACGATGCCGCTAACGCGGTCTCGTCGATCGCTCAGCCAGGAGACATGGTTCTGACGCTCGGCGCAGGGAATATCTCGCAACTGAGCCCGCTGATTTTGGAAAAATTGGGGACCATGACAGCAAGTTCACCTGTTCCGGGTTCGGGGAAAACGCAAGGTCCTTCGACTCGGACGGGGGCTGGTGTGCCCCGTCCTCGCTCAGGATGACAGGAGGGCAAGACTGACGTCCACTCTCTCCTATCCCGCAGCCATAGCCGTCCGCAACTTGAAGATGACTTTTTCCTTTTTCTGAAGATACTTCACAATCGCAAACAGGTTCCGTGCCTGTGGATTTCCGGACGGCCCGAGCATTCGCATCAGGCTCTTGGGGGACCGGTGTGTAGCCTCCGCCAACTCGTTAAACCCGACGGTAGCATTGATGTAGTCACGCAGCACTGTCTTGCCAGTTTCCACATCTCCCGCCAGGAAGCTCTCGATACCTTCACGCAAGAGCTCTCGGCGAAATGCAGGGTCACGTTTCACCCTCGCTTGGATCGTCTCCTTAAAGCTTCGCGTCAATGCCATTTGCTATCTCCTGCTTCCTTGTCTTGTAGTCCCGCCACCGGGAGGTTGCGTCCCTAATATCCCGCTGCTGGCGCTTTTTGTTCCGCCGCCGAGAAGTATCATCAGACGCTCTCCATCTTTGCCGAAGTAGATGCGATAACCGGGACCGAAATCGAGGCGGTACTCGAACACTCCCGCGCCAACGCTCTTGATGTTGGAGAAGTTGCCCTGAGCCAGGCGCGTAACTGCTATCGCGACCTTGGCTGCCGTCGGCGCGTTGAGCCCATCAAACCACTTGCGGTATGGACTGCGGCCGCCGGCGTCGAGGTATTCAAGGACCTCAATCATGGGCTATGGTAACATATTTGTTACCTTTGTCAACCCAAGGGGGTTGTCCCAGAGGTGGGTCCCTATTTTGGGGTTACTTGGGCGGGAAGTTGGGATGCCGCAGGTAGTAAACAATCAGATACCCCCGTCCCATTCGGAAAGCTAAAGACGAACTTTCAAGATCATTAAGAAATGCCGCCACAAGAGCCTTAATCCTGCACATCCTCGCGTCTGTTGGCGTTATCCAGGACAGAGTTTTCCACAAAATGGACAACGGAATTTCGATACTGCGGCTTGCGCTCACAAGTTATAGTGACTCTGCGGCGTTTCTCTACAGACCAGACTATTCCTGATGGCACGGAATAACGGTCCACTTTATCCGGGCGACGAAGCTTCTCCTCGCGCCGGCCCGTCCGCCGCTTCTCAGCTGGCCGATCCTGAACTGGATCCCCGCCTCGCCGACCTCGACGTGGAAGAGGAATCGCCCTTTCTGCGTGCCCAGAAAAGGGTGACGGTGCGCCGGGGCGCGTTGCGCGGCAAGAATGCCAGCTACCTCAAAATGGGGGCAGTCTTGACCGCAGTTCTGGCCGCCACCGCGCTGATTGCCAGCATGACCTACCAGTACGGATCCCATTCCTGGCGATTTCGCCTGGAATCCAGCGATAGCATCGAGATCAGCGGAATGCAGCACGTCAGCCACAAGCAGGTCATGCAGGTTATGGGCGAGGACATCGGACGCAACTTATTTTTCGTTCCACTCGAGCAGCGCAAGAAACAGCTGGAAGAGATTCCCTGGGTGGAAAGCGCAACCGTGATGCGGCTGCTGCCCAACTGGCTGAACGTGGAAATCAAGGAGCGAACCCCAGTTGCCTTCGTCCAGGTGGGATCGCATGTGGCTTTGATCGATAGCCATGGCGTGGTGATGGATCTGCCGCCGGGCGGCACCCGGAAATATTCCTTTCCGGTGCTGGTGGGTATGGCGCCCTCCGAACCGCTCTCCACGCGCGCCGCTCGCATGAAGATTTATGGCGAGCTGGCCAGGCAGCTGGATGAAGGCGGAGCGCACTATTCGCAGGATCTAAGCGACGTGGATCTGATCGACCCGGAAGACGTGAAGGTGACCGTGAGTGATCCGGCGGGAAATGTGCTGGTTCATCTTGGGGGTTCGAATTTCGCCGAACGCTTCAAGCTTTACAAAGCGCATGTACAGGAATGGCGGCAGCAATTTTCCAAACTGGATTCCGTGGATTTGCGTTATGACGGGCAGGTAATCGTGAACCCAGACGCGCCCGAGGCTAGAAAGCAGGTTCCGATTACGCCCGCAGCGAAAGTGCATCCGGCCAGCGTGCCAGCTGCTGGCAAGAAGGCGTCGGCGCGGCACGTCAGGCGGTGAAGAGAGCGTGCGTGAGAGTGGAAGGATTTCCCGACGGAACCGCAAGGTCCTTCGACTCCGCGCTTGCGACCCGCGAAGAACGCCGGTCGGGAAGACATCCCCGGCGCTTCGCTCAGGATGACGGTTCCAGAGTAATGGTTTGAAATTTCGCAGTCATGGTTGGATCGAGGAAATAGCTTGCTAACTGCGATCGACGTGGGTAGTGCGAAAACATGCGTGCTGGTGGCGGAGATCACCGACGGTGGTCTGCGCTATCGCTCGCATGGACTTTGTGAATCTCGAGGCTCGCGCAAGGGACTGATTGTAGATCTGGAAAAGGCGATTGCCTCGGTGCAGGACGCCGTCGAACAGGCCGAGAACGCGGCCGGTACACCAGTCGAGCATGCCGTAGTAGGAATTGCAGGCGCCCATGTGCGTGGAGTGAACAGCCAGGGAGGAAGCACGCTGGGGACTCGCACGCGGGAGATCACGCGTGACGATATCCGGGTTTCGGTGGATCGCGCCCGCGCCATCGCGCTGCCCGACGATCGCCAGGTGCTGCACATCCTGCCGCAGGAATTCATTCTCGATGGTCAACCCGGGGTACGCGAACCCGCTGGAATGGTGGGCACCAAGCTGGAAGTTCGAGTGCATGTAGTGACGGCGTCAGCCAGCGCCAGCCAGAACGTGATCACCACCCTCAATCGTGCCGGCGTGCATGTCGACAACACGGTCTTCGAAGGCCTGGCTTGCGCCGAGGCCATTCTGCGCGGAGATGAGCGCGAGCTCGGGGTCTGCCTCGCCGACCTGGGCGCCGGTTCGACGGACATCGTCGTCTATCACGAAGGCTCGGTCATTCACACGGGAGCGATTCCCCTCGGCGGGGATCACTTCACCAACGACGTTGCCGTCGGCCTGCGAACGCCGCTCGCGGAAGCGGAGAAAATCAAGAAGCTTTTTGGCAACGCCATTGTCACCCGGATTCCGGAAACAAACGAAATCGAGGTTCCCTCGGTTGGTGACCGTCCTTCGCGCATGATGGCGCAACGCCAGCTGGGCGAAATTCTGGAACCGCGGGCGCGCGAGCTGTTCGAGATCATGCGTGATCACCTGCGCCAGGCTGGGGTCCTGGATCTGTGCGCGGCAGGATTGGTGCTGACCGGCGGCGGGGCCAAACTCAACTCCATTGCCGAAGTTGCCGAGTCGGTGCTGCGCAAGCCGGTGCGCGTTGCGATTCCTACGCCGCTGGCCCGAATGCCGGCCGAACTGGCGCAACCAGAGTTCGCGACTGCGATTGGCACCATTCTGTATGCCTATCGCATGCGCATGTCGCAAAACATGAACGGGCAGGGACTAGGAGCAAAGCTCAAGGGGTTATTCGGGAAGAGAGACTCGTAACGAGAGAGGATGGCAGTGACTGATCCAAACGACATTCGCATCCAATTCAACGATGAAGCACCGAACACCGCCAAGATCAAGGTCATTGGTGTGGGCGGAGGCGGTAGCAATGCTGTCAACCGAATGATCGATGCGCAGCTGGAAGGCGTCGATTTCATGGTGGCCAACACCGATCTGCAGGCGCTGAAGATGTCGCGCGCGCCGGTAAAGCTGCAATTGGGCGTCAAGCTCACCAATGGGCTGGGGGCCGGCGCCAATCCGGAAGTCGGCCGCAAGGGCGCGCTGGAAGATGCCGACAAGGTCATCGAAGCCCTGGAAGGCGCCGACATGGTGTTTGTGACCGCCGGACTCGGCGGCGGCACCGGCACGGGCGCGGCGCCGATCATCGCCTCACTCGCCAGCGAGATGGGCGCCCTCACGGTTGCGGTGTGCACCAAACCTTTTGTCTTTGAAGGCCGGCGTCGCATGCAGCAAGCCGAGCGCGGCCTGCAAGAGTTGCTTGACTGTGTCGACACGCTGATCGTGATTCCCAACGAGAAGCTGCTG
Coding sequences within it:
- a CDS encoding transcriptional regulator; amino-acid sequence: MALTRSFKETIQARVKRDPAFRRELLREGIESFLAGDVETGKTVLRDYINATVGFNELAEATHRSPKSLMRMLGPSGNPQARNLFAIVKYLQKKEKVIFKLRTAMAAG
- a CDS encoding type II toxin-antitoxin system RelE/ParE family toxin; translation: MIEVLEYLDAGGRSPYRKWFDGLNAPTAAKVAIAVTRLAQGNFSNIKSVGAGVFEYRLDFGPGYRIYFGKDGERLMILLGGGTKSASSGILGTQPPGGGTTRQGSRR
- the ftsA gene encoding cell division protein FtsA, with amino-acid sequence MLTAIDVGSAKTCVLVAEITDGGLRYRSHGLCESRGSRKGLIVDLEKAIASVQDAVEQAENAAGTPVEHAVVGIAGAHVRGVNSQGGSTLGTRTREITRDDIRVSVDRARAIALPDDRQVLHILPQEFILDGQPGVREPAGMVGTKLEVRVHVVTASASASQNVITTLNRAGVHVDNTVFEGLACAEAILRGDERELGVCLADLGAGSTDIVVYHEGSVIHTGAIPLGGDHFTNDVAVGLRTPLAEAEKIKKLFGNAIVTRIPETNEIEVPSVGDRPSRMMAQRQLGEILEPRARELFEIMRDHLRQAGVLDLCAAGLVLTGGGAKLNSIAEVAESVLRKPVRVAIPTPLARMPAELAQPEFATAIGTILYAYRMRMSQNMNGQGLGAKLKGLFGKRDS
- a CDS encoding FtsQ-type POTRA domain-containing protein; its protein translation is MARNNGPLYPGDEASPRAGPSAASQLADPELDPRLADLDVEEESPFLRAQKRVTVRRGALRGKNASYLKMGAVLTAVLAATALIASMTYQYGSHSWRFRLESSDSIEISGMQHVSHKQVMQVMGEDIGRNLFFVPLEQRKKQLEEIPWVESATVMRLLPNWLNVEIKERTPVAFVQVGSHVALIDSHGVVMDLPPGGTRKYSFPVLVGMAPSEPLSTRAARMKIYGELARQLDEGGAHYSQDLSDVDLIDPEDVKVTVSDPAGNVLVHLGGSNFAERFKLYKAHVQEWRQQFSKLDSVDLRYDGQVIVNPDAPEARKQVPITPAAKVHPASVPAAGKKASARHVRR